In the Choloepus didactylus isolate mChoDid1 chromosome 5, mChoDid1.pri, whole genome shotgun sequence genome, one interval contains:
- the REPIN1 gene encoding replication initiator 1 isoform X3 has protein sequence MLERRCRGPLAMGPAQPRLLSGPSQESPQTLEKEPHGLRSQSTSVAKSGSQAPGRAHRCTHCKRHFPGWVALWLHVRRCQARLPLPCPECGRRFRHAPFLALHCQVHAAATPDLGFACHICGQSFRGWVALVLHLRAHSVAKRPIACPECERRFWRRKQLRAHLRQCHPPSPEARPFICGNCGRSFAQWDQLVAHKRVHVAEALEEAAAKALGPRPRGRPAVTAPRPGGDAVDRPFQCACCGKRFRHKPNLIAHRRVHTGERPHQCPECGKRFTNKPYLTSHRRIHTGEKPYPCTECGRRFRHKPNLLSHSKIHKRSEGSAQGTPGSGSPQLAAGPLDPSSEPTPEALLKPPQEPIPDPLVAAPLAPPQDQAEAPPPLYSCDDCGRSFRLERFLRAHQRQHTGERPFTCAECGKNFGKKTHLVAHSRVHSGERPFACEECGRRFSQGSHLAAHRRDHAPERPFVCPDCGKAFRHKPYLAAHRRIHTGEKPYVCPDCGKAFSQKSNLVSHRRIHTGERPYACPDCDRSFSQKSNLITHRKSHIRDGAFCCAICGQTFDDEEKLLAHQKKHDI, from the coding sequence ATGCTGGAACGCCGCTGCAGGGGCCCCTTGGCCATGGGCCCAGCTCAGCCCCGACTCCTTTCTGGGCCCTCCCAGGAGTCACCCCAGACCCTGGAGAAGGAGCCCCACGGGCTGAGGTCACAAAGCACTTCAGTGGCCAAGTCGGGCAGCCAAGCCCCGGGTAGAGCCCATCGCTGTACCCACTGTAAAAGGCACTTCCCGGGGTGGGTGGCCCTGTGGCTTCATGTCCGACGGTGCCAGGCCcggctgcccctgccctgccctgagtGTGGACGTCGCTTCCGCCATGCCCCCTTCTTAGCACTGCACTGCCAGGTCCACGCGGCTGCCACCCCAGACCTGGGCTTTGCCTGCCACATCTGTGGGCAGAGCTTCAGAGGCTGGGTGGCCCTGGTTCTGCATCTGCGAGCCCACTCTGTTGCAAAGCGGCCCATTGCTTGTCCCGAATGTGAAAGACGCTTCTGGCGACGAAAGCAACTTCGTGCCCATTTACGGCAGTGCCACCCCCCTTCCCCTGAGGCCCGGCCCTTCATATGTGGCAACTGTGGCCGCAGCTTTGCCCAGTGGGACCAGCTAGTTGCTCACAAGCGGGTTCATGTAGCTGAGGCACTGGAGGAGGCAGCAGCCAAGGCTCTCGGGCCCCGGCCCAGGGGCCGCCCAGCAGTGACTGCCCCTCGGCCTGGTGGAGATGCCGTTGACCGCCCCTTCCAATGTGCCTGCTGTGGCAAGCGCTTCCGGCACAAGCCCAACCTGATCGCCCACCGCCGTGTGCACACAGGTGAACGGCCCCACCAGTGCCCCGAATGCGGGAAGCGCTTTACCAATAAGCCCTACCTGACTTCTCACCGGCGCATCCACACTGGCGAGAAGCCCTACCCATGCACTGAGTGTGGGCGCCGCTTCCGGCACAAACCCAACCTTCTGTCTCACAGCAAGATTCATAAGCGATCTGAAGGATCTGCCCAGGGTACTCCTGGCTCAGGGAGCCCCCAGCTTGCAGCTGGCCCACTGGATCCCTCATCAGAACCCACCCCAGAGGCCCTACTGAAACCTCCACAGGAGCCCATACCCGATCCTCTAGTGGCAGCCCCACTGGCGCCCCCACAGGACCAGGCTGAAGCCCCTCCACCTCTCTACAGCTGTGATGACTGTGGTAGGAGCTTCCGGCTGGAGCGCTTCCTGCGGGCTCACCAGCGGCAACACACTGGCGAACGACCCTTCACCTGTGCCGAGTGTGGGAAGAACTTCGGCAAGAAGACCCACCTGGTGGCTCACTCCCGGGTCCACTCAGGCGAGCGGCCCTTTGCCTGTGAAGAGTGTGGGCGTCGCTTCTCACAGGGCAGCCACCTGGCAGCCCATCGGCGTGACCATGCTCCTGAGAGGCCCTTCGTCTGCCCAGACTGCGGCAAGGCTTTCCGCCACAAGCCCTACCTGGCAGCCCACCGGCGAATCCACACCGGTGAGAAACCATACGTCTGCCCTGACTGTGGCAAAGCCTTCAGCCAGAAGTCCAACCTGGTGTCCCACCGGCGCATTCACACAGGCGAGCGTCCCTACGCCTGCCCCGACTGTGACCGCAGCTTCAGCCAGAAATCCAACCTCATCACCCACCGCAAGAGCCACATCCGGGACGGCGCCTTCTGTTGTGCTATCTGTGGCCAGACCTTTGATGATGAGGAGAAACTCCTGGCCCATCAGAAGAAGCATGATATCTGA
- the REPIN1 gene encoding replication initiator 1 isoform X1 has product MGVGVSLLLQFSLTSGGYRRVGGSRRYSRRSIPRNIPRRSWKKPHPQFHSLQAEEEPMLERRCRGPLAMGPAQPRLLSGPSQESPQTLEKEPHGLRSQSTSVAKSGSQAPGRAHRCTHCKRHFPGWVALWLHVRRCQARLPLPCPECGRRFRHAPFLALHCQVHAAATPDLGFACHICGQSFRGWVALVLHLRAHSVAKRPIACPECERRFWRRKQLRAHLRQCHPPSPEARPFICGNCGRSFAQWDQLVAHKRVHVAEALEEAAAKALGPRPRGRPAVTAPRPGGDAVDRPFQCACCGKRFRHKPNLIAHRRVHTGERPHQCPECGKRFTNKPYLTSHRRIHTGEKPYPCTECGRRFRHKPNLLSHSKIHKRSEGSAQGTPGSGSPQLAAGPLDPSSEPTPEALLKPPQEPIPDPLVAAPLAPPQDQAEAPPPLYSCDDCGRSFRLERFLRAHQRQHTGERPFTCAECGKNFGKKTHLVAHSRVHSGERPFACEECGRRFSQGSHLAAHRRDHAPERPFVCPDCGKAFRHKPYLAAHRRIHTGEKPYVCPDCGKAFSQKSNLVSHRRIHTGERPYACPDCDRSFSQKSNLITHRKSHIRDGAFCCAICGQTFDDEEKLLAHQKKHDI; this is encoded by the exons ATGGGGGTAGGGGTGTCTTTATTGCTGCAGTTTTCTCTGACATCTGGGGGCTACCGGAGAGTGGGCGGAAGCAGGCGCTACAGCCGCAGAAGTATCCCCAGGAACATCCCCAGGAGGAGCTGGAAAAAGCCTCATCCCCAGTTCCACAGTCTCCAGG CAGAGGAAGAACCGATGCTGGAACGCCGCTGCAGGGGCCCCTTGGCCATGGGCCCAGCTCAGCCCCGACTCCTTTCTGGGCCCTCCCAGGAGTCACCCCAGACCCTGGAGAAGGAGCCCCACGGGCTGAGGTCACAAAGCACTTCAGTGGCCAAGTCGGGCAGCCAAGCCCCGGGTAGAGCCCATCGCTGTACCCACTGTAAAAGGCACTTCCCGGGGTGGGTGGCCCTGTGGCTTCATGTCCGACGGTGCCAGGCCcggctgcccctgccctgccctgagtGTGGACGTCGCTTCCGCCATGCCCCCTTCTTAGCACTGCACTGCCAGGTCCACGCGGCTGCCACCCCAGACCTGGGCTTTGCCTGCCACATCTGTGGGCAGAGCTTCAGAGGCTGGGTGGCCCTGGTTCTGCATCTGCGAGCCCACTCTGTTGCAAAGCGGCCCATTGCTTGTCCCGAATGTGAAAGACGCTTCTGGCGACGAAAGCAACTTCGTGCCCATTTACGGCAGTGCCACCCCCCTTCCCCTGAGGCCCGGCCCTTCATATGTGGCAACTGTGGCCGCAGCTTTGCCCAGTGGGACCAGCTAGTTGCTCACAAGCGGGTTCATGTAGCTGAGGCACTGGAGGAGGCAGCAGCCAAGGCTCTCGGGCCCCGGCCCAGGGGCCGCCCAGCAGTGACTGCCCCTCGGCCTGGTGGAGATGCCGTTGACCGCCCCTTCCAATGTGCCTGCTGTGGCAAGCGCTTCCGGCACAAGCCCAACCTGATCGCCCACCGCCGTGTGCACACAGGTGAACGGCCCCACCAGTGCCCCGAATGCGGGAAGCGCTTTACCAATAAGCCCTACCTGACTTCTCACCGGCGCATCCACACTGGCGAGAAGCCCTACCCATGCACTGAGTGTGGGCGCCGCTTCCGGCACAAACCCAACCTTCTGTCTCACAGCAAGATTCATAAGCGATCTGAAGGATCTGCCCAGGGTACTCCTGGCTCAGGGAGCCCCCAGCTTGCAGCTGGCCCACTGGATCCCTCATCAGAACCCACCCCAGAGGCCCTACTGAAACCTCCACAGGAGCCCATACCCGATCCTCTAGTGGCAGCCCCACTGGCGCCCCCACAGGACCAGGCTGAAGCCCCTCCACCTCTCTACAGCTGTGATGACTGTGGTAGGAGCTTCCGGCTGGAGCGCTTCCTGCGGGCTCACCAGCGGCAACACACTGGCGAACGACCCTTCACCTGTGCCGAGTGTGGGAAGAACTTCGGCAAGAAGACCCACCTGGTGGCTCACTCCCGGGTCCACTCAGGCGAGCGGCCCTTTGCCTGTGAAGAGTGTGGGCGTCGCTTCTCACAGGGCAGCCACCTGGCAGCCCATCGGCGTGACCATGCTCCTGAGAGGCCCTTCGTCTGCCCAGACTGCGGCAAGGCTTTCCGCCACAAGCCCTACCTGGCAGCCCACCGGCGAATCCACACCGGTGAGAAACCATACGTCTGCCCTGACTGTGGCAAAGCCTTCAGCCAGAAGTCCAACCTGGTGTCCCACCGGCGCATTCACACAGGCGAGCGTCCCTACGCCTGCCCCGACTGTGACCGCAGCTTCAGCCAGAAATCCAACCTCATCACCCACCGCAAGAGCCACATCCGGGACGGCGCCTTCTGTTGTGCTATCTGTGGCCAGACCTTTGATGATGAGGAGAAACTCCTGGCCCATCAGAAGAAGCATGATATCTGA
- the REPIN1 gene encoding replication initiator 1 isoform X2, with product MGVGVSLLLQFSLTSGGYRRVGGSRRYSRRSIPRNIPRRSWKKPHPQFHSLQEEEPMLERRCRGPLAMGPAQPRLLSGPSQESPQTLEKEPHGLRSQSTSVAKSGSQAPGRAHRCTHCKRHFPGWVALWLHVRRCQARLPLPCPECGRRFRHAPFLALHCQVHAAATPDLGFACHICGQSFRGWVALVLHLRAHSVAKRPIACPECERRFWRRKQLRAHLRQCHPPSPEARPFICGNCGRSFAQWDQLVAHKRVHVAEALEEAAAKALGPRPRGRPAVTAPRPGGDAVDRPFQCACCGKRFRHKPNLIAHRRVHTGERPHQCPECGKRFTNKPYLTSHRRIHTGEKPYPCTECGRRFRHKPNLLSHSKIHKRSEGSAQGTPGSGSPQLAAGPLDPSSEPTPEALLKPPQEPIPDPLVAAPLAPPQDQAEAPPPLYSCDDCGRSFRLERFLRAHQRQHTGERPFTCAECGKNFGKKTHLVAHSRVHSGERPFACEECGRRFSQGSHLAAHRRDHAPERPFVCPDCGKAFRHKPYLAAHRRIHTGEKPYVCPDCGKAFSQKSNLVSHRRIHTGERPYACPDCDRSFSQKSNLITHRKSHIRDGAFCCAICGQTFDDEEKLLAHQKKHDI from the exons ATGGGGGTAGGGGTGTCTTTATTGCTGCAGTTTTCTCTGACATCTGGGGGCTACCGGAGAGTGGGCGGAAGCAGGCGCTACAGCCGCAGAAGTATCCCCAGGAACATCCCCAGGAGGAGCTGGAAAAAGCCTCATCCCCAGTTCCACAGTCTCCAGG AGGAAGAACCGATGCTGGAACGCCGCTGCAGGGGCCCCTTGGCCATGGGCCCAGCTCAGCCCCGACTCCTTTCTGGGCCCTCCCAGGAGTCACCCCAGACCCTGGAGAAGGAGCCCCACGGGCTGAGGTCACAAAGCACTTCAGTGGCCAAGTCGGGCAGCCAAGCCCCGGGTAGAGCCCATCGCTGTACCCACTGTAAAAGGCACTTCCCGGGGTGGGTGGCCCTGTGGCTTCATGTCCGACGGTGCCAGGCCcggctgcccctgccctgccctgagtGTGGACGTCGCTTCCGCCATGCCCCCTTCTTAGCACTGCACTGCCAGGTCCACGCGGCTGCCACCCCAGACCTGGGCTTTGCCTGCCACATCTGTGGGCAGAGCTTCAGAGGCTGGGTGGCCCTGGTTCTGCATCTGCGAGCCCACTCTGTTGCAAAGCGGCCCATTGCTTGTCCCGAATGTGAAAGACGCTTCTGGCGACGAAAGCAACTTCGTGCCCATTTACGGCAGTGCCACCCCCCTTCCCCTGAGGCCCGGCCCTTCATATGTGGCAACTGTGGCCGCAGCTTTGCCCAGTGGGACCAGCTAGTTGCTCACAAGCGGGTTCATGTAGCTGAGGCACTGGAGGAGGCAGCAGCCAAGGCTCTCGGGCCCCGGCCCAGGGGCCGCCCAGCAGTGACTGCCCCTCGGCCTGGTGGAGATGCCGTTGACCGCCCCTTCCAATGTGCCTGCTGTGGCAAGCGCTTCCGGCACAAGCCCAACCTGATCGCCCACCGCCGTGTGCACACAGGTGAACGGCCCCACCAGTGCCCCGAATGCGGGAAGCGCTTTACCAATAAGCCCTACCTGACTTCTCACCGGCGCATCCACACTGGCGAGAAGCCCTACCCATGCACTGAGTGTGGGCGCCGCTTCCGGCACAAACCCAACCTTCTGTCTCACAGCAAGATTCATAAGCGATCTGAAGGATCTGCCCAGGGTACTCCTGGCTCAGGGAGCCCCCAGCTTGCAGCTGGCCCACTGGATCCCTCATCAGAACCCACCCCAGAGGCCCTACTGAAACCTCCACAGGAGCCCATACCCGATCCTCTAGTGGCAGCCCCACTGGCGCCCCCACAGGACCAGGCTGAAGCCCCTCCACCTCTCTACAGCTGTGATGACTGTGGTAGGAGCTTCCGGCTGGAGCGCTTCCTGCGGGCTCACCAGCGGCAACACACTGGCGAACGACCCTTCACCTGTGCCGAGTGTGGGAAGAACTTCGGCAAGAAGACCCACCTGGTGGCTCACTCCCGGGTCCACTCAGGCGAGCGGCCCTTTGCCTGTGAAGAGTGTGGGCGTCGCTTCTCACAGGGCAGCCACCTGGCAGCCCATCGGCGTGACCATGCTCCTGAGAGGCCCTTCGTCTGCCCAGACTGCGGCAAGGCTTTCCGCCACAAGCCCTACCTGGCAGCCCACCGGCGAATCCACACCGGTGAGAAACCATACGTCTGCCCTGACTGTGGCAAAGCCTTCAGCCAGAAGTCCAACCTGGTGTCCCACCGGCGCATTCACACAGGCGAGCGTCCCTACGCCTGCCCCGACTGTGACCGCAGCTTCAGCCAGAAATCCAACCTCATCACCCACCGCAAGAGCCACATCCGGGACGGCGCCTTCTGTTGTGCTATCTGTGGCCAGACCTTTGATGATGAGGAGAAACTCCTGGCCCATCAGAAGAAGCATGATATCTGA